Proteins found in one Hemitrygon akajei chromosome 32, sHemAka1.3, whole genome shotgun sequence genomic segment:
- the LOC140719543 gene encoding interferon alpha-inducible protein 27, mitochondrial-like isoform X3, protein MQQKKFALLVNWDIIWTGNKIKMHCLALLILFCMFSTVDGSFRSQTVWMGFGAVCSNFAAWSIIDALGFTADGLAAGSWAERLQTLVTYINGGTLPPENFINTLQSIGIKGFSLSTKLLLGTVGALIFLLISTNL, encoded by the exons CAGCAGAAGAAATTTGCTCTCCTTGTTAACTGGGACATCATTTGGACTGGGAACAAAATCAAAATGCACTGCTTGGCTTTACTAATACTGTTCTGCATGTTCTCTACCG TGGATGGTTCATTTCGCTCTCAGACTGTGTGGATGGGATTTGGAGCAG TTTGTTCTAATTTTGCTGCTTGGAGTATTATTGATGCCCTAGGATTCACTGCCGATGGATTAGCAGCTGGCTCTTGGGCAGAAAGATTACAGACATTGGTAACCTATATCAATGGAGGAACACTACCACCTGAAAATTTTATTAACACACTTCAGTCCATTG GCATCAAAGGATTCTCTCTGTCAACCAAGCTCTTATTGGGAACCGTGGGAGCCCTTATCTTCCTCCTCATCAGCACGAATCTGTGA